In Macadamia integrifolia cultivar HAES 741 chromosome 1, SCU_Mint_v3, whole genome shotgun sequence, a single window of DNA contains:
- the LOC122085846 gene encoding uncharacterized protein LOC122085846, protein MATDERAGAEIVRGKEACERFSSELMKELGFPSGVLPTGELVECGRVRSTGFVWWKCKAAYEHFNVATNTKNSYAAETTAYVEKGRMKKMTGCKAKQMMVWVPIVEMYIDGNKISFKSSMGVGKSFPIISFMNEEEKKAYLQ, encoded by the coding sequence ATGGCTACCGATGAGAGAGCTGGGGCTGAAATTGTAAGAGGAAAAGAAGCTTGTGAGCGATTTTCGTCGGAGCTGATGAAAGAGCTGGGATTTCCTAGTGGTGTCCTTCCCACGGGAGAGCTGGTGGAATGCGGGAGGGTGCGATCCACCGGTTTCGTGTGGTGGAAATGCAAGGCCGCCTATGAGCATTTCAATGTGGCCACCAACACCAAGAACAGCTATGCTGCTGAGACCACGGCATATGTGGAGAAGGggagaatgaagaagatgacTGGTTGCAAGGCTAAGCAGATGATGGTGTGGGTTCCCATAGTGGAAATGTACATTGATGGAAACAAGATCTCCTTCAAGTCATCCATGGGGGTGGGCAAGTCCTTCCCCATCatctcttttatgaatgaagaagaaaagaaggctTATCTCCAATAA
- the LOC122073221 gene encoding uncharacterized protein LOC122073221 produces MATTDKRAGAEIVRGKEACERFSAELMKELGFPSGVLPTGELVECGRVRGTGFVWWKCKAAYEHFNVATNTKNSYAAETTAIVEKGRMKKMTGCKATQMMVWVPIVEMYIDGNKISFKSSMGVGKSFPIISFMNEEEKKAYLQ; encoded by the coding sequence ATGGCTACTACTGATAAGAGAGCAGGAGCTGAAATTGTAAGAGGAAAGGAAGCTTGTGAACGATTTTCGGCAGAGCTGATGAAAGAACTTGGATTCCCTAGCGGTGTCCTTCCCACTGGAGAGCTGGTGGAATGTGGGAGGGTGAGAGGCACGGGTTTCGTGTGGTGGAAATGTAAGGCAGCTTATGAGCATTTCAATGTTGCGACCAACACCAAGAACAGCTATGCCGCTGAGACAACGGCGATTGTAGAGAAGgggaggatgaagaagatgacggGTTGCAAGGCTACGCAGATGATGGTGTGGGTTCCCATAGTGGAAATGTACATTGATGGCAACAAGATCTCTTTCAAGTCATCCATGGGGGTTGGCAAGTCCTTCCCTATCatctcttttatgaatgaagaagaaaagaaggctTATCTCCAATAA